The genomic interval GCCGGCCGCGCCGAGGTCCATGACCGCCTTGGTGAGTTCGCCGATCGCGGCGAGTCCGGGCGCGGACACGCCGACCACGACGGGCCTGCCGCCCGCGCGGGCGAGCGTGCGCCGCGTCACCTCGATCGCCTCGGACTGGGTCAGCTTGGGCGCCTCGCCCATGATGCCGAGGATGGTCAGGCCGTCGGCGCCCTTGTCGAAATAAAAGTCGACCATGCTGTCGACGCTGGCGTGATCGATCGCGCCGTCGTCCCTGAACGGCGTGACGGCGATGACGAAGACGCCTTTGGTGTTCGCGGTGATGAGCGGCACTGTCTACTCCATTATGCCTCGGACCAGGGAAACGATCGAACGCCCGCCCCACAGAGTCGGTCGGAGCCTCCCTGTCTTCTAGTGCCTCAGCATGTGCTTTGCACAGCCTGCGTCGAGATCGGCGGCGGTTTTTTCATCCACGGCAGGAAGGCATGCGGACGCCGGGTGCGCGGCGCGCCCGTGCCGGCGAAAATCGTCGCCGGCTCCTCGATCGGCGGCAGGCACGGCCTCACGCGCGGCCGGCGAAGATCTCCTTCCGGATGACCGCATGAACACCCCAGTTGCCGTCGGCGACCTGGGTGATGCTGAAGTCGACGGCGACCGACATCAGCGACACCGCCTCGTCCTCGTCCAGCCGGTAGCGATCCATCAGAAACTTGCGCGTGGTGCGGAAGGCGCTGCGCAGGGCGAGATCGACGGACGACTTGCGGTAGATTTCCGATTGCGCGTTGCGTCCCAGTTCCTTCAGGTAGTTCTGGTAGCTGAAGCCGTGCAGCACCCAGGCCTGCGGCGTCTCCACCAGCGGATAGGTCAGCCCGTCCAGGAACGGCCTTTCCGCCAGGCTGTCGCGCTTGTGCAGGGCGAGGCGGAAATCGCCGGTCAGGGAGCATTCCAGCGCCGTGCCGTTGATCTCGCCGTCGCCCTGGGCAAGATGCGGGTCGCCCACCGACAGCAGGGCGCCGGGGACCGCCACGGGCAGGTAGATCCTCGCACCCTTGCCGGCACGCCAGTTGTCGACATTGCCGCCGAAATAGCCGGGCGGGATCGAATCGACCATGTCGGCCTCGCGCGGAGCGACGCCGATGAAGCCGAAATGCGGCCGGATCGGCACGACGACGTCGCGCAGCACCCCGTGCCGGTGCTCGACCGTCGCGTGATCGACCGGCACGCCCGGATAGTCCATGATCTCGTGGCACACGCCGAACGGATCGGTCTGCGGCGTCCAGCGGTAGCTGTAGAGCGCGCGGGCGACCGCCTGCTTGGCGTCCAGTTCGTAGATGGTGATCACCTCGCGCGGGCGCGGCGGCTCGATCAGGTCGTGGTACTGGTAGCCCCACCAGGCGGCGGCGTTGCTGCCGAAGCAGCGCCCGGCATGGTCCGGATTGCCGCTCGGTCGCGGGCGGATGTCGAGGATCTCGATCTCCAGCACGTCGCCGGGTTCGGCGCCGCGCACATAGACCGGCCCGGTGCAGATATGCACCCCGAATCCCTCGCCTGCGCCGCGCCCGAAGATCGAGGCGTTCATCGGCCCGGCCCCACGCCGGTCGACCGACTTGCCCTGCGCCGTCCAGTGAAACACGTCCTCCGCGCCGGCGTCGCCCTTGATCATCCGGTCGTGGTCGTCGAAGGCGTGCTGCGTCAGCGTCTCGATGGTGACCAGGCTGCCCGGCTCGACGAACAGTGCCGGCGGGATCGTCCGGCTGAGATAGCCCCAATGCACCGTGTCGCGGCCGACTGCCAGGTGGTGACGGATCCCGTCCTGCGCCGGCGGTGCGGGCGCAGCGCCCGCCGGCGCACCCACGCCGGCTCCAGCGGCGGCGCGCGTC from Polymorphum gilvum SL003B-26A1 carries:
- a CDS encoding acetamidase/formamidase family protein; translated protein: MSATEDTIRVDTYPAGDRERAWQEALARLSLTSRPSAVSPFRSGDLAVKPSSTGARLVRLGASAQKIVGLRAGADAPTMIVFHAAGRGQIFADRRELEFADGDLSVCDMAADWSMDLRGDFQLLALELPRARLLARLGHGRVRLPVVLGASVSAAAVRPVMNALAGRFDLLGDDELGGIEIAVTELVGAALAIESKSAGDETTQVQAAHFRRVCTAIEARLSAPDLSLADIAAQENLSQRYAQRLFEREGVTFSDYLRQRRLERCRADLVDPKYRDHGIAEICCRWGFRDQAHFSRTFSLAYGMSPRALRRTAAEAAPAYPYRGRPQARVAASAPTRAAAGAGVGAPAGAAPAPPAQDGIRHHLAVGRDTVHWGYLSRTIPPALFVEPGSLVTIETLTQHAFDDHDRMIKGDAGAEDVFHWTAQGKSVDRRGAGPMNASIFGRGAGEGFGVHICTGPVYVRGAEPGDVLEIEILDIRPRPSGNPDHAGRCFGSNAAAWWGYQYHDLIEPPRPREVITIYELDAKQAVARALYSYRWTPQTDPFGVCHEIMDYPGVPVDHATVEHRHGVLRDVVVPIRPHFGFIGVAPREADMVDSIPPGYFGGNVDNWRAGKGARIYLPVAVPGALLSVGDPHLAQGDGEINGTALECSLTGDFRLALHKRDSLAERPFLDGLTYPLVETPQAWVLHGFSYQNYLKELGRNAQSEIYRKSSVDLALRSAFRTTRKFLMDRYRLDEDEAVSLMSVAVDFSITQVADGNWGVHAVIRKEIFAGRA